The following are from one region of the Bradyrhizobium septentrionale genome:
- a CDS encoding DMT family transporter translates to MPLSPNLRGSLFMAAAMASFTANDTITKAVAAELNIGEILLVRGLVAMVLVAALAWYRDALRSFAALLIWPVGLRVMGEIGGTLTYLSAIAQIPLANASAIFQALPLVITLGAALVFGEPVGWRRWLAIAAGFIGVMVIVRPGAEGFSQASLLALASVGFCAVRDLATRRIPKQLPTVFITLLTTVTVTTAGAVVLVPLGGWRPPSSHALGLLVFAAVLILMGYQCIIVSLRTGDISAVAPFRYSALLWAMLLGYLAFGHKPDLQMLAGAAIIVASGLYAFYRERKRDKLRPAATGPGLPPDGL, encoded by the coding sequence TTGCCCCTTTCCCCGAATCTTCGCGGCAGCCTGTTCATGGCGGCCGCCATGGCCAGCTTCACGGCCAATGACACCATCACCAAGGCGGTGGCGGCCGAGCTCAACATCGGGGAGATCCTGCTGGTCCGCGGCCTCGTCGCGATGGTGCTGGTCGCAGCGCTCGCCTGGTACCGCGACGCGCTGCGCAGTTTTGCCGCGCTGTTGATCTGGCCGGTCGGATTGCGCGTCATGGGCGAGATCGGCGGCACGCTGACCTATCTCTCGGCGATCGCGCAGATCCCGCTCGCCAACGCCTCGGCGATCTTCCAGGCGCTGCCGCTGGTCATCACGCTTGGCGCGGCGCTGGTGTTCGGCGAGCCGGTCGGCTGGCGGCGCTGGCTTGCGATCGCCGCCGGCTTCATCGGCGTGATGGTGATCGTCCGGCCCGGCGCGGAAGGCTTTAGCCAGGCCTCGCTTTTGGCACTGGCGTCGGTCGGCTTCTGCGCAGTGCGCGATCTTGCCACGCGGCGCATCCCGAAGCAGCTGCCGACGGTGTTCATCACGCTGCTCACGACCGTGACGGTGACGACGGCGGGCGCCGTCGTGCTGGTGCCGCTCGGCGGCTGGCGGCCGCCGTCCAGCCATGCGCTCGGCCTATTGGTGTTCGCCGCGGTGCTGATCCTGATGGGCTATCAATGCATCATCGTGTCGCTGCGCACGGGTGACATCTCGGCGGTGGCGCCGTTCCGCTACTCCGCGCTGCTGTGGGCGATGCTGCTTGGCTATCTCGCCTTCGGCCACAAGCCCGACCTGCAGATGCTCGCCGGCGCCGCGATCATCGTCGCCTCCGGGCTCTATGCCTTCTACCGCGAGCGCAAGCGCGACAAGCTCCGTCCGGCCGCGACCGGACCGGGCCTGCCGCCGGATGGGTTGTGA
- a CDS encoding acyl-CoA dehydrogenase family protein, producing the protein MDFTMSARQKEWLERVQAFMKTHVRPAVPIYDKQDAEGPRWKVIPILEDLKKKAKAEGLWNMFMPPSSHEDDEFHGAGLSNLEYALLSEEMGRISWASEVFNCSAPDTGNMEVFIRYGTKEQKRKWLRPLMDGEIRSAFLMTEPAVASSDATNIETRIEKDGDHYVINGRKWWSSGVGDPRCKVAILMGKTDFNAAKHQQQSQILVPLDTPGIKVEKMLPVFGFDDAPHGHAQVLLENVRVPKENILLGEGRGFEIAQGRLGPGRIHHCMRTIGKAEEALEKMVKRLASRTAFGKKIIEHSVWEQRIGEARADIEMNRLLCLKAADMMDKVGNKTAQAEIAMIKVTAPNMALRIIDNAIQAYGGGGVSDEAGLAKDYAHIRTLRLADGPDEVHNRAIARLELRKYANTSH; encoded by the coding sequence ATGGATTTCACGATGTCGGCCAGGCAGAAGGAATGGCTCGAGCGCGTTCAGGCGTTCATGAAGACGCATGTCCGCCCCGCAGTGCCGATCTATGACAAGCAGGACGCCGAAGGCCCGCGCTGGAAGGTGATTCCGATCCTCGAGGATCTGAAGAAGAAGGCGAAGGCCGAAGGCCTCTGGAACATGTTCATGCCGCCGTCCTCGCATGAGGACGATGAATTCCATGGCGCGGGATTGAGCAATCTCGAATACGCGCTGCTCTCGGAAGAGATGGGCCGCATTTCCTGGGCGTCGGAAGTGTTCAACTGCTCCGCCCCCGATACCGGTAACATGGAAGTGTTCATCCGCTACGGCACCAAGGAGCAGAAGCGCAAATGGCTGCGCCCGCTGATGGACGGCGAGATCCGTTCCGCCTTCCTGATGACCGAGCCGGCGGTTGCTTCGTCTGACGCCACCAACATCGAGACCCGCATCGAGAAGGACGGCGATCACTACGTCATCAACGGCCGCAAATGGTGGTCGTCGGGCGTCGGCGATCCCCGCTGCAAGGTCGCGATCCTGATGGGCAAGACCGACTTCAACGCCGCCAAGCATCAGCAGCAGTCGCAGATCCTGGTGCCGCTCGACACCCCCGGCATCAAGGTCGAGAAGATGCTGCCGGTGTTCGGCTTCGACGATGCGCCGCACGGCCACGCCCAGGTGCTGCTCGAAAACGTCCGGGTGCCGAAGGAAAACATCCTGCTCGGCGAAGGCCGCGGCTTCGAGATCGCGCAGGGCCGTCTCGGTCCGGGTCGCATCCATCACTGCATGCGCACCATCGGCAAGGCCGAGGAGGCGCTTGAGAAGATGGTGAAGCGGCTCGCCTCGCGCACCGCGTTCGGCAAGAAGATCATCGAGCATTCGGTCTGGGAGCAGCGCATCGGCGAGGCCCGCGCCGACATCGAGATGAATCGCCTGCTGTGCCTCAAGGCCGCCGACATGATGGACAAGGTCGGCAACAAGACCGCGCAGGCCGAAATCGCGATGATCAAGGTCACCGCACCGAACATGGCACTGAGGATCATCGACAACGCGATCCAGGCGTATGGCGGCGGCGGCGTCTCCGACGAGGCCGGGCTCGCCAAGGATTACGCCCACATCCGCACGCTCCGCCTGGCCGACGGTCCGGACGAGGTGCACAATCGCGCCATTGCCAGACTTGAACTTCGGAAGTATGCAAACACGTCGCACTGA
- a CDS encoding SDR family NAD(P)-dependent oxidoreductase: protein MGRLEGKSVIITGAGSGIGRAASLLFTKEGAKLIAVDRTDGVNETAKLVRDAGGTVEAVTADAGSESDVKAFIDKAVAKYGKLDAIWANAGVSGGLVPLADQTVEHWQEVLRVNLIGPFLAIKHSIPYMTKQGSGSIVCTASVAGLKSGASGHPYGASKAGVISLVQTTAYSLSGTGVRINAVCPGLIETGMTKPVFDRAKERGTQDKIGQLNPLKRPGQPHELAAMGLFLASDEASYVNGQAIPVDGGLTASMPYTGKPI, encoded by the coding sequence ATGGGCCGACTCGAAGGCAAATCCGTCATCATCACCGGCGCTGGAAGCGGTATCGGCCGTGCGGCCTCGTTGCTGTTCACCAAAGAAGGCGCCAAGCTGATTGCGGTCGATCGCACCGATGGCGTCAACGAGACCGCCAAGCTGGTGCGCGACGCCGGCGGCACCGTCGAAGCCGTCACCGCCGATGCCGGCTCGGAGAGCGACGTGAAGGCCTTCATCGACAAGGCCGTCGCGAAATACGGCAAGCTCGATGCGATCTGGGCCAATGCCGGCGTCAGCGGCGGGCTGGTGCCGCTCGCCGACCAGACCGTCGAGCACTGGCAGGAAGTGCTGCGCGTCAATCTGATCGGCCCGTTCCTCGCGATCAAGCATTCGATTCCATACATGACCAAGCAGGGTTCCGGCTCGATCGTCTGCACCGCCTCCGTCGCGGGCCTGAAGTCCGGCGCGAGCGGACATCCCTACGGCGCGAGCAAGGCCGGCGTCATCAGCCTGGTGCAGACCACCGCCTACTCGCTCTCCGGCACCGGCGTGCGCATCAATGCGGTGTGCCCGGGCCTGATCGAAACCGGCATGACGAAACCGGTGTTCGATCGCGCCAAGGAACGCGGCACCCAGGACAAGATCGGCCAGCTCAATCCGCTGAAGCGCCCCGGCCAGCCGCACGAGCTCGCCGCGATGGGATTGTTTTTGGCGAGCGATGAGGCGTCCTACGTCAACGGCCAGGCCATCCCGGTCGACGGCGGCCTCACCGCGTCGATGCCGTATACGGGCAAGCCGATTTAG
- a CDS encoding histidine phosphatase family protein — translation MSNPDKPNVTVTRWWWVRHAPVRSDGGNIYGQEDIDCDTGDTEVFEAVAKMLPRDAVWYSSNLKRTHKTAEAIWAAGFPKPESMTQERDFAEQHLGRWQGMNRAALLASQPPGRSWFADVNEPAPGGESFMDLYTRVCRTIVRITAAAPGKNIIAVGHGGVIRAAVGLALGGQPDRGLSFDIDNVSVTRLDHIAGTGLSTWRLPMVNQQPWIADPRHAAMHQPSGPEVRPASKLA, via the coding sequence ATGTCCAATCCAGACAAGCCTAACGTGACGGTGACGCGGTGGTGGTGGGTTCGCCACGCGCCGGTGCGCAGCGACGGCGGCAACATCTACGGGCAGGAGGACATCGACTGCGACACCGGCGACACCGAAGTGTTCGAGGCGGTCGCCAAGATGCTGCCGCGCGATGCAGTGTGGTATTCGAGCAATCTGAAGCGCACGCACAAGACCGCGGAAGCGATCTGGGCCGCAGGTTTTCCGAAGCCTGAAAGCATGACGCAGGAACGCGACTTTGCCGAGCAGCATCTCGGCCGGTGGCAGGGCATGAACCGCGCCGCGCTGCTCGCGAGCCAGCCCCCCGGCAGAAGTTGGTTTGCCGACGTCAACGAGCCCGCACCCGGCGGCGAGAGCTTCATGGATCTCTACACGCGGGTCTGCCGCACGATCGTGCGGATCACGGCTGCGGCGCCGGGTAAGAACATCATCGCGGTCGGCCATGGCGGCGTGATCCGGGCCGCGGTCGGTCTCGCGCTCGGCGGCCAGCCGGACAGGGGCCTGTCCTTCGACATCGACAATGTCTCGGTGACGCGGCTCGATCACATCGCAGGCACCGGCCTGTCGACCTGGCGGTTGCCGATGGTGAACCAGCAGCCCTGGATCGCTGATCCGCGCCACGCCGCGATGCATCAGCCGTCCGGACCGGAAGTCAGGCCGGCGAGCAAGCTTGCGTGA
- a CDS encoding serine hydrolase domain-containing protein, whose translation MNVQTATKHAASQTTPSLPLAKPESIGLSSTRLQALSDTFKREVDKGTAPGFTVLVARRGQIGWFDAIGRQSPAASAPMTHDTIFRIFSMTKPIVSIGIMMLLEDGHFLLNDPVAKFIPEFAETKVGVEHNGKLELVPAQRQMTIQDLLRHTSGLTYDHTGNGPVQQLYQQSRLRSRKITNAEHATMLAGMPLVCQPGAEWNYSRSTDILGRIIEVVSGKTLGAFLTERILSPLQMTETAFHTPEANAGRLAEAFANDPWTNEKVQLFNMLEKPAMESGGGGLVSTTMDYARFAQMLLNGGSLDGTRIIGRKTLEFMASDHLGAGVKIQGTLVSPGHSFGLGFAVRMQQGIAPFSGSVGQFFWSGMAGTFFWIDPREDLIAVFMMQGPGQREYTRSLVRNGVYAAVE comes from the coding sequence ATGAACGTCCAGACCGCCACCAAGCACGCCGCCAGCCAAACCACCCCGTCCCTCCCCCTCGCCAAGCCCGAATCGATTGGGCTGTCGAGCACGCGGCTGCAGGCGCTGTCCGACACCTTCAAGCGCGAGGTCGACAAGGGAACCGCACCCGGCTTCACGGTGCTGGTGGCGCGGCGCGGCCAGATCGGCTGGTTCGACGCGATCGGCCGGCAGAGCCCGGCGGCCTCGGCGCCGATGACGCATGACACGATCTTCCGCATCTTCTCGATGACCAAGCCGATCGTCTCCATCGGCATCATGATGCTGCTGGAGGACGGCCACTTCCTGCTCAACGACCCCGTCGCGAAATTCATCCCCGAATTCGCCGAGACCAAGGTCGGCGTCGAGCACAACGGCAAGCTCGAGCTGGTACCCGCGCAGCGACAGATGACGATCCAGGACCTGCTGCGCCACACCTCGGGCTTGACGTACGACCACACCGGCAACGGGCCGGTGCAGCAGCTCTACCAGCAGTCGCGGCTGCGCAGCCGCAAGATCACCAATGCCGAGCACGCCACCATGCTCGCCGGCATGCCGCTGGTCTGCCAGCCCGGCGCCGAGTGGAACTACAGCCGCTCCACCGACATCCTCGGCCGCATCATCGAGGTCGTCAGCGGCAAGACGCTCGGCGCGTTCCTCACCGAACGCATCCTCAGCCCCCTGCAGATGACCGAGACCGCCTTCCACACCCCGGAAGCCAATGCCGGCCGGCTCGCCGAGGCGTTTGCCAACGATCCCTGGACCAATGAGAAGGTGCAGCTGTTCAACATGCTGGAGAAGCCGGCGATGGAATCCGGCGGCGGCGGACTGGTGTCGACCACGATGGACTATGCCCGCTTCGCGCAGATGCTGCTCAATGGCGGCTCGCTCGACGGCACCAGAATCATCGGCCGCAAGACGCTCGAATTCATGGCGTCCGATCACCTCGGCGCCGGCGTCAAGATCCAGGGCACGCTGGTATCGCCCGGCCACAGTTTTGGCCTCGGCTTTGCCGTGCGGATGCAGCAGGGCATCGCGCCGTTCTCCGGCTCGGTCGGCCAGTTCTTCTGGAGCGGCATGGCCGGCACCTTCTTCTGGATCGATCCGCGCGAAGACCTGATCGCGGTCTTCATGATGCAGGGCCCGGGCCAGCGCGAATACACCCGCTCGCTGGTGCGCAACGGCGTGTATGCGGCGGTGGAGTGA
- a CDS encoding TetR/AcrR family transcriptional regulator, which translates to MASDQTRSAILAAAERLYADRGFGDVTLRDIVAEANVNLAAVNYHFGSKDELIAELFVTRSIQTNRERLNELKAAEENGGGRASIEDIMRALVGPTLRGCLGPDREGSTAARFMIRASIESVPPIRRIKNREVDHLRKFAAAMRRAMPGRDDTELYWGLHFALAMAHHTIREKERLLRLSEGKCDLDDVRAIIDRVVTVSVMVLTMGDVPAKPAARPVVVHGRLTRQDL; encoded by the coding sequence ATGGCCAGCGATCAGACCCGATCCGCCATTCTCGCCGCCGCCGAGCGGCTCTATGCCGACCGCGGCTTCGGCGACGTCACGCTGCGCGACATCGTCGCGGAGGCGAACGTCAACCTCGCGGCGGTGAACTATCATTTCGGCTCCAAGGACGAATTGATCGCGGAGCTGTTCGTCACCCGCAGCATCCAGACCAACCGCGAGCGTCTCAATGAATTGAAGGCCGCGGAAGAAAACGGCGGCGGCCGCGCCTCGATCGAGGACATCATGCGCGCCCTGGTCGGCCCGACCCTGCGCGGCTGCCTCGGGCCGGATCGCGAGGGCTCGACCGCGGCGCGCTTCATGATCCGCGCCTCGATCGAATCGGTGCCGCCGATCCGCCGCATCAAGAACCGCGAGGTCGATCATTTGCGCAAATTCGCCGCCGCGATGCGCCGCGCGATGCCTGGTCGCGACGACACCGAGCTCTATTGGGGCCTGCACTTCGCGCTCGCGATGGCGCATCACACCATCCGCGAGAAGGAACGCCTGCTGCGGCTGTCGGAAGGCAAATGCGATCTCGACGACGTCCGCGCCATCATCGATCGCGTCGTCACGGTCTCGGTGATGGTGCTGACGATGGGCGACGTGCCGGCGAAGCCGGCCGCGCGGCCGGTGGTGGTGCACGGCCGGCTGACGCGGCAGGACCTCTGA
- a CDS encoding SDR family NAD(P)-dependent oxidoreductase: protein MTLFDMKGKVAVITGSTRGIGRAIAERMAEHGAKVVISSRKADVCEQVAKEINDAYGKGTAVAVAANISSKENLQNLVDESNQAFGKIDVLVCNAASNPYYGPLAGISDDQFRKILDNNIVANNWLISMVVPQMIERKDGSIIIVSSIGGLKGSTILGAYAISKAADMQLARNLACEYGKHNIRVNCIAPGLIKTDFAKALWDNPDNLKASTARSPLLRIGVPDEIAGAAVFMGSRAGDFMTGQTVVIDGGATIS, encoded by the coding sequence ATGACCTTGTTCGACATGAAGGGAAAAGTCGCCGTCATCACCGGCTCGACGCGCGGCATCGGGCGCGCGATCGCCGAGCGCATGGCCGAGCATGGCGCCAAGGTCGTGATCTCCTCGCGTAAGGCCGATGTCTGCGAACAGGTGGCGAAGGAGATCAATGACGCTTACGGCAAGGGCACCGCGGTTGCGGTCGCGGCCAACATCTCGTCGAAGGAAAATCTGCAGAACCTGGTCGACGAGAGCAACCAGGCCTTCGGCAAGATCGATGTGCTGGTCTGCAACGCGGCATCGAATCCCTACTACGGTCCGCTCGCCGGCATCTCCGACGATCAGTTCCGCAAGATCCTCGACAACAACATCGTCGCCAACAACTGGCTGATCTCGATGGTGGTGCCGCAGATGATCGAGCGCAAGGACGGCTCCATCATCATCGTGTCCTCGATCGGCGGGTTGAAGGGCTCGACCATTCTCGGCGCCTACGCGATCTCCAAGGCCGCCGACATGCAGCTCGCGCGCAACCTTGCCTGCGAATACGGCAAGCACAATATCCGCGTGAACTGCATCGCGCCGGGCCTGATCAAGACCGACTTCGCCAAGGCGCTGTGGGACAATCCGGACAATCTGAAGGCTTCGACCGCGCGCTCGCCGCTGCTGCGGATCGGCGTGCCGGACGAGATCGCGGGCGCCGCGGTGTTCATGGGCTCGCGGGCCGGCGACTTCATGACCGGCCAGACCGTGGTGATCGACGGCGGCGCGACGATCAGCTGA
- the lepB gene encoding signal peptidase I, protein MSTENKRQQGGLAETVRVVMHALIIALVIRTFLFQSFNIPSASMESTLLVGDYLFLSKYSYGYTHYSLPFSPPLFSGRIFGSEPKPGDVVVFRLPSDDSIDFIKRVIGLPGDRIQMIDGLLYINGTAVKRERADDFVDRDEGPRPVRVKRWRETLPNGVSYFTLDRIERSEYDNTQVYVVPPGHFFAMGDNRDNSADSRVPPARGGVGYVPFENLIGQAKMIFFSIGDEAPAWQVWRWPASLRWNRLFMIIR, encoded by the coding sequence ATGTCGACCGAGAACAAACGTCAGCAGGGCGGATTAGCGGAAACTGTCCGCGTGGTCATGCATGCGCTGATCATCGCGCTGGTCATCCGTACCTTCCTGTTCCAGTCCTTCAACATTCCGTCAGCGTCGATGGAATCGACGTTGCTGGTTGGCGACTATCTTTTCCTCTCGAAATACAGCTACGGATATACGCACTACTCGCTGCCCTTCTCGCCGCCGCTGTTCTCCGGCCGCATCTTCGGCTCGGAGCCCAAGCCCGGCGACGTCGTGGTGTTCCGGCTGCCGAGCGACGATTCGATCGATTTCATCAAGCGGGTGATCGGGCTGCCGGGCGATCGGATTCAGATGATCGACGGGCTGCTGTACATCAACGGCACCGCGGTCAAGCGCGAGCGCGCCGATGATTTTGTCGATCGCGACGAAGGGCCGCGCCCGGTCCGCGTCAAGCGCTGGCGCGAGACGCTGCCGAATGGGGTCAGCTACTTCACGCTCGATCGGATCGAACGTTCCGAATACGACAACACGCAGGTCTATGTCGTGCCGCCCGGGCATTTTTTCGCGATGGGCGACAACCGCGACAACTCGGCCGACAGCCGCGTTCCCCCTGCGCGCGGCGGGGTCGGCTACGTGCCGTTCGAGAACCTCATCGGACAAGCCAAGATGATCTTCTTCTCGATCGGCGACGAGGCACCTGCATGGCAGGTGTGGCGCTGGCCCGCTTCGCTGCGCTGGAACCGGCTGTTCATGATCATTCGGTGA
- a CDS encoding ABC transporter substrate-binding protein, with protein MKSIVTSLSAAGLIAAALAGPALAQQAPLKIGVLTDFQSVYSDIGGAGNVEATKMAIEEFGGSMFGKPIELVTADALNKADVAATITRKWYEAENVDMIIDMPTSATALAGMEMSRQFEKIMIVTDAASSDITGKSCSPYTLHWTYDTYANAHTVGSAIVKNGGDSWFFITADYLFGHSIERDTGDVVRAAGGKVIGSARHPLNTPDFSSFLLQAQASKAKIIGMANGGADTINTIKQASEFGIVAGGQNLAGIVMFISDIHSLGLKLAQGLIITEAYYWDLNDRTRAFGKRFFERMKRMPTMNQAATYSATLHYLNAVKAAGTKETKPVLVKMRETPVRDAFTDNGVVREDGRMVHSMFLFEVKKPEESKAPWDYYKVLAEVPGDQAFRPLKDGGCPLIK; from the coding sequence ATGAAATCCATCGTCACGAGTCTGTCCGCCGCCGGCCTGATCGCAGCAGCGCTGGCGGGTCCGGCGCTCGCGCAACAGGCGCCGCTCAAGATCGGCGTGCTCACGGATTTCCAGTCGGTCTATTCGGACATCGGCGGCGCCGGGAATGTCGAGGCCACCAAGATGGCGATCGAGGAGTTCGGCGGCTCGATGTTCGGCAAGCCGATCGAGCTCGTCACCGCCGACGCGCTCAACAAGGCCGACGTCGCCGCCACCATCACCCGCAAATGGTACGAGGCCGAGAATGTCGACATGATCATCGACATGCCGACTTCGGCGACCGCGCTCGCCGGCATGGAGATGTCCCGGCAGTTCGAGAAGATCATGATCGTGACGGACGCGGCGAGCTCCGACATCACCGGCAAATCCTGCTCGCCCTACACGCTGCACTGGACCTACGACACCTACGCCAACGCCCACACCGTCGGCAGCGCGATCGTGAAGAATGGCGGCGACAGCTGGTTCTTCATCACCGCCGACTATCTGTTCGGCCATTCGATCGAGCGCGACACCGGCGACGTGGTCCGCGCCGCCGGCGGCAAGGTGATCGGCAGCGCGCGGCATCCGCTCAACACGCCGGATTTCTCGTCCTTCCTGCTGCAGGCCCAGGCCTCGAAGGCCAAGATCATCGGCATGGCCAATGGCGGCGCCGACACCATCAACACCATCAAGCAGGCCTCCGAGTTCGGCATCGTCGCGGGCGGGCAGAACCTCGCTGGTATCGTGATGTTCATTTCCGACATCCACAGCCTCGGGCTGAAGCTCGCGCAGGGCCTGATCATCACCGAGGCCTACTACTGGGATCTCAACGACCGCACCCGCGCCTTCGGCAAGCGCTTCTTCGAGCGCATGAAGCGGATGCCGACCATGAACCAGGCCGCGACCTACAGCGCCACCCTGCACTACCTCAACGCGGTGAAGGCCGCCGGCACCAAGGAGACCAAGCCGGTGCTGGTCAAGATGCGCGAGACCCCGGTCCGCGACGCCTTCACCGACAACGGCGTGGTGCGCGAGGACGGCCGCATGGTGCACTCGATGTTCCTGTTCGAGGTCAAGAAGCCTGAGGAATCGAAGGCGCCGTGGGATTACTACAAGGTGCTCGCCGAGGTGCCCGGCGACCAGGCGTTCCGGCCGTTGAAGGACGGCGGCTGCCCGCTCATCAAGTGA
- a CDS encoding phosphotransferase family protein, producing the protein MADGVRKDEEFSGTREVEERHRINEANLAAWMQEHVEGFQGPLTVLQFKGGQSNPTYKLETPGRNYVMRRRPFGKLLPSAHAVDREFRVIAALGKQNFPVAKAYALCTDDAVVGSAFYIMSMEEGRVFWDPTLPSQQGDARRRIFTSKIETLAKLHMLDPEKIGLGDFGKPGNYFARQVDRWTKQYRASETQHIPEFEKLAEWLPKTVPEQKRVSVVHGDYRLDNMIFHATEPRVQAVLDWELSTLGDPMADFTYLLMQWTMPGLVNADLKALNIPSQDEAAQIYCGVTGMAVPDLNWYFSYNLFRLAGITQGIAGRVRDGTAANAKALESAKRTVPLSQASWEYAQKAGAT; encoded by the coding sequence GTGGCGGACGGCGTCAGGAAAGACGAAGAATTTTCCGGCACAAGGGAAGTCGAGGAACGCCATCGCATCAACGAGGCGAACCTTGCGGCCTGGATGCAGGAGCACGTCGAGGGCTTTCAAGGGCCTTTGACAGTCCTGCAGTTCAAGGGTGGCCAGTCCAACCCGACCTACAAGCTGGAAACCCCCGGCCGCAACTACGTGATGCGACGCCGTCCGTTCGGTAAATTGTTGCCGTCGGCGCATGCGGTGGATCGCGAGTTCCGCGTCATCGCGGCGCTCGGCAAGCAGAATTTCCCGGTGGCCAAAGCCTACGCGCTGTGCACCGACGATGCGGTGGTCGGCTCGGCCTTCTACATCATGTCGATGGAGGAGGGGCGGGTGTTCTGGGATCCGACGCTGCCGAGCCAGCAGGGCGACGCGCGCCGCAGGATCTTCACCAGCAAGATCGAGACGCTGGCCAAGCTGCACATGCTCGATCCCGAAAAGATCGGCCTCGGCGATTTCGGCAAGCCCGGCAATTATTTTGCGCGCCAGGTCGATCGCTGGACCAAGCAGTACCGCGCCTCCGAGACCCAGCACATTCCCGAATTCGAGAAGCTCGCGGAGTGGCTGCCGAAGACGGTGCCGGAGCAGAAGCGCGTCTCGGTCGTGCACGGCGACTATCGCCTCGACAACATGATCTTCCATGCCACCGAGCCGCGGGTGCAGGCGGTGCTCGACTGGGAATTGTCGACGCTCGGCGATCCCATGGCCGACTTCACCTATCTGTTGATGCAGTGGACCATGCCGGGTCTCGTCAACGCCGACCTCAAGGCGTTGAACATTCCGAGCCAGGACGAGGCCGCGCAGATCTACTGCGGTGTCACCGGCATGGCTGTGCCGGATCTGAACTGGTACTTCTCCTACAATCTGTTCCGCCTCGCCGGCATCACGCAGGGCATCGCCGGGCGGGTCCGCGACGGCACCGCCGCGAATGCCAAGGCCCTCGAGTCGGCCAAGCGCACCGTGCCGCTGTCGCAGGCGTCATGGGAATACGCGCAGAAGGCCGGCGCAACCTGA
- the argE gene encoding acetylornithine deacetylase, producing MQNPRPDRIRKLLADLVAFDTMSDRSNLPLIDYIEKYLASHGVAGQRIVDDTEQKASLWVTVGPEDKAGLVLSGHTDVVPVAGQEWTQNPFELVERDGRLYGRGTTDMKGFVAVCLAMVPEMVAADLKTPIHLAISYDEEIGCVGVRPMLREVARKVVKPLGCFVGEPTQMQVIIGHKGKHGVRATFRGLARHSSIAPDGVNAIEYAADLITEIRRRAVLLAAEAEQGSLYDVPHSTLLTSIVHGGAALNIVPDHCAVEFECRGIGITESREVTDAIVAWAKAEIEPAMRKRHPDCGIEFEEILDYPALDTAADAAIVTLTKQLAGRNDHAKVAFGTEASLFVSMADVPSVVVGPGSIAQAHTPDEFVEMSQLAACGDFVARLIAHCAK from the coding sequence ATGCAAAATCCACGTCCCGACCGTATCCGCAAGCTATTGGCCGACCTCGTCGCGTTCGACACCATGAGCGACCGTTCCAACCTGCCGCTGATCGACTACATCGAAAAATATCTCGCCTCGCACGGCGTCGCGGGACAGCGCATTGTCGATGACACCGAGCAGAAGGCCTCGCTATGGGTCACCGTCGGCCCGGAGGATAAGGCCGGGCTGGTCTTGTCGGGGCATACCGACGTCGTGCCGGTCGCCGGACAGGAATGGACCCAGAACCCGTTCGAGCTGGTCGAGCGCGACGGCCGGCTGTACGGTCGCGGCACCACCGACATGAAGGGCTTTGTCGCGGTCTGCCTCGCGATGGTTCCGGAGATGGTTGCGGCCGATCTCAAGACGCCGATCCATCTGGCAATCTCCTATGACGAGGAGATCGGCTGCGTCGGCGTGCGGCCGATGCTGCGCGAGGTCGCACGCAAGGTGGTGAAGCCGCTCGGCTGCTTCGTCGGCGAGCCGACACAGATGCAGGTGATCATCGGGCACAAGGGCAAGCACGGCGTGCGCGCCACCTTCCGCGGGCTCGCCCGCCACTCCTCGATCGCGCCCGACGGCGTCAACGCGATCGAATATGCCGCCGACCTGATCACCGAAATCCGCCGCCGCGCCGTGTTGCTGGCCGCCGAAGCCGAACAGGGCAGCCTCTACGACGTCCCGCACTCGACCCTGCTCACCAGCATCGTCCATGGCGGCGCCGCGCTCAACATCGTGCCCGATCATTGCGCGGTGGAATTCGAATGCCGCGGCATCGGGATCACCGAGTCCAGGGAGGTGACGGATGCGATCGTCGCCTGGGCCAAGGCCGAGATCGAGCCGGCGATGCGCAAGCGGCATCCGGACTGCGGCATCGAGTTCGAGGAGATCCTGGATTATCCCGCGCTCGACACCGCGGCTGACGCCGCCATCGTCACGCTCACCAAGCAGCTTGCCGGCCGCAACGACCACGCCAAGGTTGCGTTCGGCACCGAGGCCAGCCTGTTCGTCAGCATGGCGGACGTGCCCTCGGTCGTCGTCGGCCCCGGCTCCATCGCGCAGGCGCATACGCCTGACGAGTTCGTCGAGATGTCGCAGCTCGCGGCTTGCGGAGATTTCGTCGCGCGGCTGATCGCGCATTGCGCGAAGTGA